One stretch of Mangifera indica cultivar Alphonso chromosome 9, CATAS_Mindica_2.1, whole genome shotgun sequence DNA includes these proteins:
- the LOC123225563 gene encoding MADS-box protein SOC1-like: protein MVRGKFQMKRIENATSRQVTFSKRRNGLLKKAYELSVLCESEVAVIIFSQKGRVYEFSSSGMQKTIDRYLEYKKEVLANKPEAEEYMQHDIANMVKEIVSIEVSQRKLLGKDLGSCSVDELLNIEDQLERSLHTIRARKAQLFKEQIEQLKAKEKLLLEENARLSLKASARQKGAIHNSQSFQSSEIETELFTGPTEIRFL from the exons ATGGTGAGAGGAAAATTTCAGATGAAAAGAATTGAGAATGCAACGAGCCGGCAAGTGACTTTTTCTAAACGTCGAAATGGGTTGTTGAAGAAGGCTTATGAGCTATCGGTTCTTTGTGAATCTGAAGTCGCAGTGATTATCTTTTCACAGAAAGGAAGAGTCTATGAGTTCTCGAGCTCTGG GATGCAAAAGACAATCGATCGATACCTCGAATACAAAAAAGAAGTGCTAGCTAACAAGCCTGAAGCAGAAGAATACATGCAG CATGATATAGCAAACATGGTGAAGGAGATTGTGAGTATTGAAGTTTCTCAAAG GAAGCTTTTAGGGAAAGATTTGGGTTCTTGTAGTGTTGATGAACTCCTAAATATTGAAGATCAGCTAGAAAGAAGCTTGCACACCATTCGAGCGAGAAAG GCTCAGCTATTTAAGGAGCAGATAGAGCAACTAAAAGCAAAG GAGAAACTATTACTGGAAGAGAATGCAAGGTTAAGTTTAAAG GCATCAGCTCGACAGAAAGGTGCAATCCATAACAGCCAAAGCTTCCAGAGTTCAGAAATAGAGACTGAATTATTCACCGGACCAACTGAAATACGTTTCCTCTAG